The following are encoded together in the Thalassomonas haliotis genome:
- a CDS encoding helix-turn-helix domain-containing protein, which yields MMFVKVKDIKQLGAIAKHVRQSQSLDQETAGILSGNGLTFMSQFENGKESVEIGRVLRLLEQLGVEIEINLPPNLTDKAIKKIEQLISHK from the coding sequence ATGATGTTTGTTAAAGTGAAAGATATTAAACAACTTGGTGCAATAGCTAAGCATGTAAGGCAAAGTCAATCTCTTGACCAAGAGACTGCGGGGATCTTGTCTGGAAATGGATTAACATTCATGAGCCAATTTGAAAACGGCAAAGAAAGTGTTGAGATTGGCCGAGTGCTTAGATTACTAGAACAACTTGGTGTAGAGATTGAAATTAATTTACCTCCTAATTTGACTGACAAGGCTATTAAGAAAATTGAACAATTGATAAGCCATAAATAA
- a CDS encoding porin family protein, translating into MEDRKNLNIRHILLFVFFCLICGQAASQQPPAADKILALLKQKKNHQAYQLALRHQNEYEGETSFDFAFALAAQSMREHHRAIFALERVLYDYPKWLEARYALAGSYFASGNLAAAKTEFEQVKAQDKKGKYPDIAKFLTLIKKRRQNTGGSWHSQLQVGIGYDDNANSGINDEFVDIPSLGQIQLFDTSLAQKDTFIRTQAQTSYSKPLNKQHSFYGLGKFSYADYQDNPEMTRLYGDISGGWQGKFSRIKTNLNLFYRPFWLDHSHYLDYFGLSTSASYQLNKHEFGASLILAQQTFEQADLDKKQLLVNFWYQISVLGVSDRLTLTLGKEESDDSAFDYLGRDLWGLGYQARGYFGTSISLTARINYIRSEYRGIHPLFDEIRDDNLWSAELSYQQLFAERWRWLLKANYLDNKSNFVLYQYDRTVVSSAIRYDF; encoded by the coding sequence ATGGAAGATAGAAAAAACCTTAACATCAGGCATATCTTGCTTTTTGTCTTCTTTTGCCTCATCTGCGGCCAGGCCGCTTCGCAACAGCCCCCTGCCGCAGACAAAATATTGGCCCTGCTCAAACAGAAGAAAAACCACCAGGCCTACCAGCTGGCGTTAAGGCATCAAAACGAGTACGAAGGAGAAACAAGCTTTGATTTTGCCTTTGCCCTGGCCGCCCAAAGCATGCGCGAGCACCACAGGGCCATCTTTGCCCTGGAGCGGGTATTATATGATTATCCAAAGTGGCTGGAGGCCCGCTATGCCCTGGCAGGCAGTTATTTTGCAAGCGGTAACCTGGCAGCGGCAAAAACAGAATTTGAACAAGTTAAAGCTCAGGACAAAAAGGGCAAATACCCGGATATTGCCAAATTCCTTACCCTGATCAAAAAGCGCCGGCAAAACACCGGCGGCAGCTGGCACAGCCAGCTCCAAGTGGGCATAGGTTATGACGATAATGCCAACAGCGGCATTAACGATGAATTTGTCGATATTCCGTCACTGGGACAGATACAGCTGTTCGATACTAGCCTGGCGCAGAAAGACACTTTTATCCGGACCCAGGCACAAACCAGTTACTCTAAACCCCTCAATAAACAGCACAGCTTTTATGGCCTGGGAAAATTCAGCTATGCCGACTACCAGGACAACCCGGAAATGACCCGCTTATACGGCGATATTTCCGGTGGCTGGCAGGGAAAATTTAGCCGGATAAAAACCAACCTGAATCTTTTTTACCGTCCCTTCTGGCTGGATCACAGCCATTATCTCGATTACTTTGGCCTATCGACCAGCGCCAGCTATCAGCTCAACAAACATGAATTCGGGGCTTCGCTGATCCTGGCACAGCAAACCTTTGAGCAGGCAGATCTCGACAAAAAACAGCTGCTGGTCAACTTCTGGTACCAGATTTCGGTATTGGGAGTCAGCGACCGCCTGACCTTGACCCTGGGTAAAGAAGAATCGGACGACTCCGCCTTTGACTACCTGGGGCGGGATTTATGGGGCCTAGGTTACCAGGCCCGGGGCTATTTCGGCACCAGCATCAGTTTGACGGCAAGAATCAATTACATCCGCTCTGAATACCGGGGCATACATCCGCTGTTTGATGAGATCCGGGACGATAACTTATGGTCCGCCGAGCTCAGTTACCAGCAACTTTTTGCCGAGCGCTGGCGCTGGCTGTTAAAAGCCAACTATTTAGATAACAAAAGTAATTTCGTTTTATATCAATACGACAGAACGGTGGTTTCCAGCGCCATTCGCTATGATTTCTGA
- a CDS encoding retron St85 family effector protein has product MSKKYESLLIEEFSTFDFNKFRIINSPSKLFLCGGEIDATAQIPPSFRDRLYGFTAKQNESMHNSFILAEAFKDYFKDNRYPDLLVFEEDIAQASTLVIILLESPGSLVELGLFCNRPDLYHKLLIVAPQEQVSKEDSFIYLGPLEYIRKKSDSSVQVFPWPDQKIREYDSDNLEILCSSIEEKVNSLPKTESFKKENKGHIAYLIYSLVFTTYPVLTSEIELALEAMDITVSHGEISRLLYLLNKLELVNSYRYSSVTYYYPVRLDIKKVTFGKTKQGLMADLSNIRVTILQSLRLIDDESSKKRRYALKRINSIIEGVER; this is encoded by the coding sequence TTGAGTAAAAAATACGAAAGCCTGCTAATTGAGGAGTTTTCAACATTTGATTTTAATAAATTTCGAATAATTAACTCTCCTTCAAAACTTTTCCTATGTGGTGGTGAAATTGATGCTACAGCCCAAATACCACCAAGTTTTCGTGATAGATTATACGGTTTTACAGCGAAACAAAACGAATCAATGCATAACAGCTTTATCCTTGCAGAAGCATTCAAAGATTACTTCAAGGATAACCGTTATCCTGACTTATTGGTTTTTGAAGAAGATATAGCTCAAGCCTCTACGCTGGTTATAATATTGCTGGAGAGTCCAGGCTCTTTAGTTGAACTAGGGTTGTTCTGTAATCGACCAGACCTTTACCATAAATTATTAATTGTTGCTCCACAAGAGCAAGTCTCTAAAGAAGATTCATTTATATATTTAGGGCCTTTAGAATACATTAGAAAAAAATCAGATTCTTCGGTACAAGTCTTTCCATGGCCCGATCAAAAGATTAGAGAATATGATTCTGATAATTTGGAAATACTATGTTCTTCTATAGAAGAAAAAGTTAATAGTCTTCCTAAAACAGAATCATTTAAGAAAGAAAATAAAGGACATATTGCTTATTTAATTTATTCTCTTGTGTTTACAACATACCCTGTACTCACTTCAGAAATTGAATTGGCCCTCGAAGCTATGGACATTACGGTCTCACATGGGGAAATATCGAGACTTTTATATCTTTTAAATAAATTAGAACTCGTAAATTCATATAGATACAGTAGTGTTACCTATTATTACCCAGTAAGGCTAGACATTAAAAAAGTTACTTTTGGTAAAACAAAGCAGGGCCTTATGGCAGATTTATCAAATATTAGAGTGACAATATTACAATCTTTGAGATTAATTGATGATGAGTCATCTAAAAAGCGCAGATACGCACTAAAAAGAATAAATAGTATTATCGAAGGAGTTGAAAGGTGA
- a CDS encoding retron St85 family RNA-directed DNA polymerase, protein MNIEALLMDELIISKSELYRFAKTAPHRYKKYKIAKRNGVGTRDIAQPSKQVKYFQRLIVHELEARLPVHLVATAYKKGVGIKENALMHLDHKYMLKMDFENFFPSIQPSFLFGVCDVLNLDLSPNDKELISNFLFYKLRKNSPLRLSIGAPSSPFISNVVMFLFDSSIVEYCKGRNITYTRYADDLTFSTNVKDSLYEIPNIIKKELIINTYKNIRINKNKTVFTSKAKNRHVTGVTLTNDDLLSIGRKRKRLISSMVHKFKQGRLDKERIYELKGLLSFANHIEPIFIFRLRGKYGDCAIDSLI, encoded by the coding sequence GTGAATATTGAAGCTCTGCTAATGGATGAATTAATTATTAGCAAAAGCGAATTGTATCGTTTTGCTAAAACAGCTCCTCATAGATATAAAAAATATAAGATTGCCAAACGCAATGGTGTAGGGACTAGAGATATAGCCCAGCCTTCTAAGCAAGTTAAATATTTTCAAAGGTTGATTGTACACGAACTAGAAGCACGATTGCCTGTTCATTTGGTCGCTACTGCGTACAAAAAAGGTGTGGGTATTAAAGAAAATGCATTGATGCATCTAGATCATAAATACATGTTGAAAATGGATTTTGAAAACTTCTTCCCTAGTATTCAGCCTTCATTTTTGTTTGGTGTATGTGATGTTCTTAATCTTGATTTGAGTCCTAATGATAAGGAATTGATATCCAACTTTTTATTCTACAAACTAAGAAAAAATAGCCCCTTACGATTGAGCATTGGTGCCCCAAGCTCTCCATTTATTTCAAATGTTGTTATGTTTTTATTTGATTCGTCTATTGTTGAATATTGTAAGGGACGTAATATTACCTATACAAGATATGCGGATGATCTTACTTTTTCTACTAATGTGAAAGATTCTCTTTATGAAATTCCAAATATTATAAAAAAAGAATTAATAATCAATACCTATAAAAATATTAGAATTAATAAAAATAAGACAGTTTTTACATCCAAGGCTAAAAACAGGCATGTTACAGGAGTCACATTAACTAATGATGACTTGTTATCGATTGGAAGAAAGAGGAAACGATTAATATCCTCTATGGTTCATAAATTTAAACAAGGTCGGCTTGATAAGGAAAGAATTTATGAGTTAAAAGGACTTTTATCTTTTGCAAATCACATTGAGCCTATTTTTATCTTTCGGCTGCGTGGTAAATATGGTGACTGTGCAATTGATTCATTAATTTAA
- a CDS encoding PepSY-associated TM helix domain-containing protein, whose translation MSSKIQPKHKLIKNLTQAHSWLGLIISSLLFIVFWAGSVTLFFEEIKQWSTVPHYPVELSAADKPLQQVVENILADYQLDAQERMTVYMPNDHYPYYRLYFNVFDGAENADSEQLRLVINPKTGEVIGQYDQFRLADFLYRLHYDLNLPGGTELVGVVTLFFFFAIVSGIFIQGKKLFKNFFQYRGDNRRKDKLLDMHNVVGVFSLPFTAMLALSGLIFNIAIIYQASFAVFLYQGDQKALLQDAGYTRYTEKPAQQKLDMSSAFVLIEQAKQVPEQGLVRAAFYNYGDSKAALQLTGMDPRYFAQRIETFYRVKNNELISHSDFENYNVLRKGKDVIATLHFGNFAGVDLRILYFMLGIAVCAMIVTGNMMWLDKARRQQQVAEPVIKAVTNLTIGIFGGTVMATAAAFLAERVLPVPMAGRGDYLANTFVAVIFLVSVSVFFASAKKQYIGRLLQLTALLFFMVIGADWWMFAAKLLTLWHSGYGSVLGLQLGMLILALAFLWGGHLLVAKKGQVPPQDASGQEAGKLLS comes from the coding sequence ATGAGCAGTAAAATACAGCCGAAACATAAGCTGATTAAAAATCTTACCCAGGCCCACAGCTGGTTGGGTCTTATCATTTCTTCGTTATTATTTATTGTCTTTTGGGCGGGGTCTGTCACCCTGTTTTTTGAAGAAATTAAGCAGTGGTCAACCGTGCCTCATTATCCGGTAGAGCTGTCGGCAGCGGATAAGCCGTTGCAGCAGGTTGTGGAAAATATTCTGGCCGACTACCAGCTGGATGCACAAGAGCGCATGACGGTTTATATGCCCAATGACCACTATCCCTACTACCGTTTGTATTTTAACGTTTTTGACGGTGCTGAAAATGCGGACAGTGAACAGCTGAGGTTAGTGATAAACCCCAAAACCGGGGAAGTTATCGGGCAATACGATCAGTTCCGGCTGGCGGATTTTCTCTACCGTCTGCATTATGATCTTAACCTGCCCGGCGGCACTGAGCTGGTGGGGGTGGTGACCTTGTTTTTCTTCTTTGCCATCGTCTCAGGTATCTTTATCCAGGGGAAAAAATTGTTTAAGAATTTTTTCCAGTATCGCGGCGATAACAGGCGCAAAGATAAGTTGCTGGATATGCATAATGTTGTCGGGGTGTTCAGCCTGCCTTTCACCGCCATGCTTGCCCTGAGCGGGTTGATTTTTAATATTGCCATTATTTATCAGGCATCTTTTGCGGTCTTCTTATACCAGGGGGACCAGAAGGCTTTACTTCAAGATGCCGGATATACCCGTTATACCGAAAAACCCGCACAGCAAAAGCTGGATATGTCTTCTGCTTTTGTCTTGATTGAGCAGGCAAAACAGGTACCCGAGCAGGGGCTGGTCAGGGCGGCTTTTTATAACTACGGCGACAGCAAGGCGGCACTCCAGCTCACCGGGATGGATCCGCGCTACTTTGCCCAGCGCATCGAAACCTTTTATCGCGTGAAAAACAATGAGCTGATCAGCCACAGCGATTTTGAAAATTACAATGTACTGAGAAAAGGCAAGGATGTGATTGCGACCTTACATTTTGGCAATTTTGCCGGTGTGGATTTGCGTATCCTTTATTTTATGCTCGGTATCGCCGTATGCGCCATGATAGTCACCGGCAATATGATGTGGCTGGATAAGGCCCGGCGTCAGCAGCAGGTTGCCGAGCCGGTAATAAAGGCTGTCACTAATCTGACCATAGGTATTTTTGGCGGCACTGTGATGGCCACGGCTGCAGCCTTTTTAGCAGAAAGGGTATTGCCTGTGCCTATGGCAGGGCGGGGGGATTACCTGGCAAATACCTTTGTTGCGGTGATTTTTCTGGTGAGCGTTTCGGTCTTTTTTGCTTCGGCGAAAAAACAATATATCGGCCGTTTGCTGCAATTGACGGCGCTGCTGTTCTTTATGGTTATCGGCGCCGACTGGTGGATGTTTGCTGCCAAGCTGCTGACCTTATGGCATAGTGGTTACGGCTCTGTGCTTGGCCTGCAGTTGGGCATGTTGATATTGGCCTTGGCCTTTTTATGGGGCGGGCATTTGTTAGTGGCCAAGAAAGGGCAAGTACCGCCACAGGATGCTTCCGGGCAGGAAGCAGGGAAACTCTTGTCTTAA
- a CDS encoding TonB-dependent receptor codes for MKTSRLALAVQAGLLSSFALISSVHANTDSEDHAIETIIVSGQKIQRTAQETKESVAVFTASDLQEMPLFEFEDVFQLSANTFEINGGENFGLRGITQSSTSTGGGRGELGSLYIDGVAYTGYATRFGSKNLWDLEQIEILRGPQSTSVGRNALIGAIVVQTKRPELGETAGAFATKLGNYGQTDFSGMFNVPVTDNSALRITADSTRSDGFMKNTTRDDDEYDARKTDNIRAQYLVEFSEDFTANMMLQYTETERGQDLYVVSDDDEAEDRRSTANQGSFENYDAFAASLHLDYIINDSLSLSSVTSFIDGDYDRFNDSDQTAEGDTAHVARETDDKNWSQELRLSYQSDNLKGVAGIYVTKVEQEQMTSSLTNISPAYVGVPATLQPFYPELIGVSRVQPFEQKITNIAFFTEWDYQISDQLTLSAGFRYDREEQDVLNNASNALAAGTSLPDPTEAGALAEQMQPGLGALVAGGITQVNALLMSQLSATNFDEVSNDYNAFLPQVGASYAVNDDVMLSLFYKRGYRAGGVDVNLFGEASEYDPEYLDNYEFSVRSSLLDNKLILNANFYYGDWSEQQISLCQEGSTDNCVLENAGESRIYGAEIEARYNPTQDVMLFANLGLSDTKFTEYDSDTAGDLTGKTFALSPDTTFAMGGRIMATEEIYFSANANYQSSVYADTHNNNRLESRILFNVSTGYYGDNYDVELYVNNLFDDFYLNFNAGGENPIVRAGAPREFGVKLNYSF; via the coding sequence ATGAAAACTAGCCGTCTGGCACTTGCTGTTCAAGCAGGTTTACTTAGCTCTTTCGCCCTGATCAGTTCTGTACATGCCAATACAGACAGTGAAGATCACGCCATAGAAACCATCATAGTTTCAGGACAAAAAATTCAACGTACAGCACAAGAAACCAAAGAGAGTGTCGCGGTTTTCACCGCCAGCGATCTTCAGGAAATGCCTTTGTTTGAATTCGAAGATGTTTTCCAGTTATCAGCCAATACCTTTGAAATCAATGGCGGCGAAAATTTTGGTCTGCGTGGTATCACCCAAAGCTCAACCTCAACCGGCGGCGGCAGGGGTGAACTGGGCAGCTTATATATCGACGGCGTCGCCTATACCGGCTATGCCACCCGCTTCGGCTCAAAGAATTTATGGGACCTTGAGCAAATAGAAATTTTGCGTGGCCCTCAGTCTACCAGTGTCGGACGTAATGCCCTTATCGGTGCCATCGTGGTACAAACTAAACGACCGGAGTTAGGGGAAACTGCAGGCGCCTTTGCCACTAAATTAGGCAATTACGGCCAAACTGACTTCAGCGGTATGTTCAATGTACCCGTCACCGACAACTCAGCCCTGCGCATCACGGCAGACTCTACCCGCAGCGACGGCTTTATGAAAAATACTACGCGCGACGATGATGAATACGACGCCCGTAAAACCGATAATATCCGCGCACAATACCTGGTGGAATTTTCCGAAGACTTTACCGCCAACATGATGTTGCAGTACACGGAAACCGAAAGAGGCCAGGACCTTTACGTAGTCAGCGATGACGATGAGGCAGAAGACAGAAGAAGCACGGCAAACCAGGGGTCCTTTGAAAACTATGACGCCTTTGCCGCTTCCCTGCACCTGGACTATATCATCAATGACAGCTTGAGCCTGTCCTCGGTGACTTCTTTCATCGACGGCGACTATGATCGCTTTAACGATTCCGATCAAACCGCAGAAGGAGACACTGCCCACGTCGCCCGCGAAACCGACGATAAAAACTGGTCGCAAGAACTGCGCTTATCTTATCAGTCCGATAACTTAAAAGGCGTCGCCGGTATCTATGTTACCAAGGTCGAGCAAGAGCAAATGACCAGTTCACTGACTAATATCAGCCCGGCCTATGTTGGCGTACCCGCAACCTTACAGCCTTTCTACCCGGAACTTATCGGTGTCAGCCGGGTACAGCCGTTTGAGCAAAAGATCACCAATATTGCCTTCTTTACCGAATGGGATTACCAGATTAGCGATCAACTGACCTTGTCTGCCGGTTTCAGGTATGACCGTGAAGAGCAGGACGTACTGAACAATGCAAGCAATGCATTGGCTGCCGGCACCAGCTTACCGGATCCGACAGAGGCAGGCGCATTGGCCGAACAGATGCAGCCGGGCTTAGGCGCACTGGTAGCAGGCGGTATCACCCAGGTTAATGCTTTACTGATGAGCCAGCTGAGTGCGACTAACTTTGATGAAGTCAGCAATGACTACAATGCCTTCTTACCTCAGGTAGGCGCCAGCTATGCCGTGAATGACGATGTTATGCTCAGCTTATTCTACAAGCGCGGTTACCGTGCCGGCGGTGTTGACGTAAACCTGTTTGGTGAAGCCAGCGAATATGATCCTGAATACCTGGATAACTACGAGTTTTCGGTACGTTCTTCACTGCTCGATAACAAACTGATCTTAAATGCCAACTTCTATTACGGCGACTGGAGCGAGCAGCAAATCAGCCTGTGTCAGGAAGGCAGCACGGATAACTGTGTATTAGAAAATGCCGGTGAATCCCGCATCTATGGCGCCGAAATCGAAGCCAGATACAACCCGACCCAGGATGTGATGCTGTTTGCCAACCTCGGCCTTTCTGACACTAAGTTTACCGAATACGACAGCGACACCGCCGGCGACTTAACCGGTAAAACCTTCGCCCTTTCTCCGGACACAACTTTTGCCATGGGCGGCCGGATAATGGCGACTGAAGAGATCTATTTCAGCGCCAATGCCAACTACCAGTCAAGCGTTTATGCCGACACGCACAACAACAACAGGCTGGAAAGCCGGATCTTGTTTAATGTCAGCACCGGCTATTACGGCGACAACTACGATGTTGAGCTTTACGTCAACAACCTGTTTGACGACTTTTACCTAAACTTTAATGCCGGAGGCGAGAATCCTATCGTTCGCGCCGGTGCGCCAAGAGAGTTCGGCGTGAAGTTAAACTATAGCTTCTAA
- a CDS encoding choice-of-anchor H family protein codes for MTDIKKIPTKKSIFSGYLWFFVYLLVALACINLVFATPTVAAETPISEKSRVSHSSGKMLGAEASADSKAVKAKNTATNKPRGAKTASAGLTALNSHVALYDFAIFDASTELARDIDGDGYFREFTLVFDADVQSGVAEVYAEIYLSRDGGPWLHHFTTDVFTIVGDSSEDQYEVNSTLVEGFPSDHYDILIDLYEPGFDEIVATYSSDDNNALYALPLEDASYDAVEVIVVHDDDHGGSFSWGLLLAGAALLAVRRKMSAVLG; via the coding sequence ATGACCGATATAAAAAAGATACCCACTAAAAAGTCTATATTCTCCGGCTACCTTTGGTTTTTTGTTTACCTGCTTGTTGCCCTGGCCTGCATTAACCTGGTTTTTGCCACGCCGACTGTGGCGGCGGAAACTCCAATATCAGAGAAAAGCCGGGTATCCCATAGCAGCGGTAAAATGCTTGGCGCTGAAGCCAGTGCCGACAGTAAAGCGGTTAAAGCAAAAAATACCGCCACTAACAAGCCCAGAGGGGCGAAAACGGCAAGTGCAGGCTTAACCGCGCTGAACTCGCATGTTGCCCTGTATGATTTTGCCATTTTTGATGCCAGCACTGAACTGGCGCGGGACATCGACGGTGACGGTTATTTCAGGGAATTTACCCTGGTCTTTGATGCCGATGTCCAATCCGGGGTGGCCGAGGTCTATGCCGAAATTTACCTGAGCCGGGACGGCGGCCCCTGGCTGCACCATTTCACCACAGACGTTTTTACCATTGTCGGCGACAGCAGTGAAGATCAGTACGAGGTAAACTCTACTCTGGTGGAAGGTTTTCCCAGTGATCATTATGATATTTTGATCGACCTTTATGAGCCCGGTTTTGACGAAATCGTTGCCACGTACAGCTCGGATGATAACAATGCCTTATACGCACTGCCGCTGGAAGATGCCAGTTATGATGCCGTTGAGGTGATAGTGGTACATGACGACGACCATGGCGGCAGCTTTTCCTGGGGTTTGTTGCTGGCCGGTGCCGCGCTGCTGGCGGTACGCCGTAAAATGTCGGCAGTACTCGGATAA
- a CDS encoding SymE family type I addiction module toxin, whose amino-acid sequence MAEYHHTSEPGSAKAKYPIYRQLTVLETNCESGAKTRGIGINYVPVNLEPCVVLRGKWLRRAGFSVGQKVRVVVNQGEIVITPKQAYSKLKAEG is encoded by the coding sequence ATGGCTGAATATCATCATACGTCAGAGCCAGGCTCGGCAAAAGCAAAATATCCCATTTATCGGCAACTTACCGTACTGGAAACCAACTGCGAGTCGGGCGCAAAAACCCGCGGCATAGGCATTAACTATGTACCGGTAAACCTTGAACCTTGTGTAGTACTCAGGGGAAAGTGGCTTCGACGAGCCGGTTTTTCTGTAGGGCAAAAGGTCAGGGTTGTCGTCAACCAGGGAGAAATTGTTATCACACCTAAACAGGCTTATTCAAAACTGAAGGCTGAGGGATAA